In a single window of the Verrucomicrobiota bacterium genome:
- a CDS encoding sulfatase has translation MHYTTAYFVRWLCLLVGMFGMAAQLPATDTVKPNVVFILTDDLGINDLHCYGRQEHHTPNLDRLAADGTRFTTAYCAQPICSPSRAAILTGKAPARLHLTTFLPGRPDCVSQKVIHPEILMQVPLEVKMLPRYFKEAGYVSACIGKWHVGGKGFGPLEHGFDMYHPGKPNTVPSETEGGKGEFGLTAAAISFIETNQQRPFFVYLAHNTPHIPYAAQAARMDRQRGAFEPVYAAVIESMDETVGLLLAKLDALGLATNTLVIFTSDNGGLHVPELTHSRITHNTPYRAGKGFVYEGGLRIPLIVRWPGHVPAGRVVQEPVVNTDWLPTLMECIGQPAPTDMDGVSLAGLLQGKSPAPARKLFWHFPHYTNQGSRPSGAVREGDWMLVEYYDSSSTELYNLAQDVAETQDLAAQNSARVTSMQSALAAWRKGVNAQENSPNPNVDIGKYRALYQDVDASRFEPAKADAATWEKMQDWRKLMNEVVRKGK, from the coding sequence ATGCACTATACTACCGCGTATTTTGTCCGCTGGCTTTGCCTGCTGGTGGGGATGTTTGGGATGGCGGCGCAATTGCCTGCCACCGACACCGTCAAACCGAACGTCGTTTTCATTTTGACCGACGACTTGGGCATTAACGACCTGCATTGTTACGGGCGGCAGGAGCATCACACGCCGAACTTGGATCGCCTGGCGGCGGATGGCACGCGTTTCACCACTGCGTATTGTGCCCAACCGATATGTTCGCCATCGCGCGCGGCGATCCTGACGGGCAAGGCGCCGGCGCGGCTGCATTTGACGACGTTTCTGCCGGGGCGGCCTGATTGTGTGTCGCAAAAGGTGATTCACCCGGAAATTCTCATGCAAGTGCCCCTGGAGGTGAAGATGCTGCCCCGGTATTTCAAGGAGGCGGGTTATGTCAGCGCGTGCATTGGCAAATGGCATGTGGGCGGCAAAGGGTTCGGCCCCCTGGAGCATGGCTTTGATATGTATCATCCCGGCAAGCCGAACACGGTGCCCTCGGAGACGGAAGGCGGCAAGGGGGAGTTCGGGCTGACGGCGGCGGCGATCAGTTTTATTGAGACGAATCAGCAGCGTCCGTTCTTTGTTTACCTGGCGCATAATACGCCGCACATCCCCTATGCGGCGCAAGCGGCGCGGATGGACCGGCAGCGCGGGGCGTTTGAGCCGGTGTACGCGGCGGTGATCGAGTCCATGGATGAAACCGTTGGTCTTCTGTTGGCCAAGCTCGACGCCTTGGGGCTGGCCACCAATACGCTGGTGATTTTCACGTCGGATAACGGCGGGCTGCACGTGCCCGAGTTGACGCATTCCCGGATCACGCATAACACTCCCTACCGGGCGGGCAAAGGGTTTGTGTATGAGGGCGGGTTGCGCATTCCCTTGATCGTGCGCTGGCCGGGCCACGTGCCGGCGGGGCGAGTGGTGCAGGAACCGGTGGTGAACACGGATTGGCTGCCCACGTTGATGGAATGCATCGGGCAACCCGCGCCGACGGATATGGATGGCGTGAGCCTGGCCGGCCTGTTGCAGGGCAAAAGCCCGGCGCCAGCACGCAAATTATTCTGGCATTTCCCGCATTACACCAATCAGGGGAGCCGCCCATCCGGCGCAGTGCGCGAGGGGGATTGGATGTTGGTGGAGTATTATGACAGCAGCAGCACGGAGTTGTATAACCTGGCGCAGGACGTTGCGGAAACGCAGGATTTGGCCGCGCAAAATTCGGCCCGGGTCACTTCCATGCAGTCCGCCCTGGCCGCGTGGCGCAAAGGCGTCAATGCCCAGGAGAATTCGCCGAATCCGAATGTGGATATCGGGAAGTATCGTGCGTTATATCAGGATGTGGACGCCAGCCGCTTCGAGCCCGCGAAGGCGGACGCCGCCACATGGGAGAAAATGCAAGACTGGCGGAAGCTCATGAACGAGGTGGTGCGGAAAGGAAAATGA